A genome region from Plasmodium vivax chromosome 11, whole genome shotgun sequence includes the following:
- a CDS encoding hypothetical protein, conserved (encoded by transcript PVX_113955A), whose protein sequence is MQFLPDFSNAYLRYVLEKFSANDLPVKENVLFHLTLRYLRERTTTSVGGKTSERDSQLINSIENNSYKFIADHARVLKKCAKGKKQKEANFGHCRTEGRAEEGNHLPPSQNKTIDAYLKMKKKFNIIFVSIKSERNIYRVFRKIKRNISFYDFQERLAILCFFHRHAQHRFALDFFKKYIFSLKNENNLFVLHLVSSLGESTLLKRYMLVPHLTYHAILSTPEGGGGSCGDTFKWSFLPINACNYVESYMKERFFLGGASGRGGPRVDRPHTEATFLIYAKLLDSLAQKRNCYFPELFLKQFCLYYSEQKEIPHDGKWHYFLITVSALMKAHYVRGRLQVRGKPYVSAAAHEGVSRSLANRPLANCSLANRVTIHDDDIFRDKTHCLAIRGGNRLNSQVVAYLLGAPPRGDALKQYSLLLLLQYAFLLKLNLEHVNLVSRNSPNHFSNGVDRIESSVKEMAKQISGTEPTFLEKQATPPEQREDLLTRITFLYESILSSHCNHTGESILLYNYTFQELTAFVGNYLTDVMETSFHGVGEVAEEMNVFAKHILPLCRVNPRLFFILMEALKEGSNPHMARHLWLGSQHMLRNLRPWVREAIAGELLGGGSEGGGSQGETHQGDTHQGEAHNRGDPPLARTISAYDSVQNTYQQITSCYDKAQIKRLLKGLLTARMQTKGDPSPLGVFKRPILALNLKQIFFLFVTLNYFNLHCEVVRLFRHVMGEAAFRKSFCRAVLRRGKHPPLEEHPSVEEHKLRQKILYLYCNSSFCVDSPLRLPAGVTCSRGLMKHVLFYRDPLHMFNHLMGKYAGGAAAGGSIKGAAKSKAAMEEILQKMESSKFFREESLSKFRSSNIYKQFFSEGIYTRVSQTEYTLIFYQLMRHLYKQGSTWHTGGGENRAKQSESNSTESSWQVEFVYLHFYAAWQSYLKVHKMSKINFLICAKTFLLVNDMGSFQNLLCTNKRMAEKQAIFVNSLLNNYLHHCGGYLHTVKNNFIAPADMYITRGGELIIFNLNHEQLVQRIPHFGEYHGQCKVTLFIDYRKLFPDLINLQFYMTLPFLQSPKVKSFLEENKITLCEENFWSVTDMVIFYGKCLDKRDKIVEFFSKQMSDFRIQRNNLIKDAFVVSRKG, encoded by the coding sequence ATGCAGTTCCTGCCGGATTTCTCCAACGCCTACTTAAGATACGTCCTCGAAAAGTTTAGCGCAAATGATTTGCCAGTAAAGGAAAACGTTCTATTTCACCTGACTCTGAGGTACCTACGTGAGCGCACCACCACCTCGGTAGGAGGAAAGACAAGCGAAAGGGACTCCCAGCTGATTAACAGCATTGAAAATAACTCCTACAAATTTATTGCCGACCATGCGAGGGTCctaaaaaaatgcgcaaaggggaagaagcaaaaggaggCAAATTTTGGACACTGCAGGACAGAGGGAAGAGCAGAAGAGGGCAaccacctccccccctctcAAAACAAAACCATCGACGCgtacttaaaaatgaaaaaaaaatttaacatcatttttgttagcATAAAAAGCGAAAGGAATATTTACAGAGtgtttagaaaaattaagagAAACATTTCTTTTTACGACTTCCAGGAGcgactagccattttgtgttttttccaTCGACATGCACAGCACAGATTTGCACTtgacttttttaaaaaatacatttttagcCTTAAGAATGAAAACAATTTATTTGTCCTTCATTTGGTCTCCTCGCTGGGGGAAAGTACTCTCCTGAAGAGGTACATGCTCGTTCCCCATTTGACTTACCACGCGATTTTGAGCACacctgagggggggggcggcagtTGCGGGGATACATTCAAGTGGAGCTTCCTGCCTATTAACGCGTGCAACTATGTGGAGAGCTACATGAAGGAGAGGTTCTTCCTTGGAGGGGCCAGCGGGAGGGGCGGACCCCGTGTGGATAGACCCCACACCGAGGCGACCTTCCTAATCTACGCCAAGTTGCTCGACTCCCTCGCGCAAAAGAGGAACTGCTACTTCCCCGAGCTGTTCCTCAAGCAGTTTTGCCTCTACTACTCAGAGCAAAAGGAGATCCCCCACGACGGCAAGTGGCACTACTTCCTCATCACCGTGTCCGCCCTGATGAAGGCGCACTACGTGAGGGGGAGGCTCCAAGTGAGGGGGAAGCCCTACGTGAGTGCGGCGGCACACGAGGGGGTAAGCCGCTCTTTAGCAAACCGCCCCTTAGCAAACTGCTCCCTAGCAAACCGCGTCACCATACACGACGATGACATTTTCAGGGACAAAACGCACTGCTTGGCCATCCGTGGAGGaaatcgcctgaacagtCAGGTGGTGGCTTACCTCCTGGGGGCTCCCCCCAGAGGGGACGCCCTCAAGCAGTACTCCCTTCTGCTCCTTCTGCAGTACGCCTTTTTACTGAAGCTCAACCTCGAGCATGTCAACCTGGTGAGTAGGAACTCCCCCAATCATTTTTCCAACGGGGTGGATCGTATCGAGTCGTCAGTGAAGGAAATGGCGAAACAGATCAGTGGAACAGAACccacatttttggaaaaacaaGCAACGCCACCTGAACAAAGGGAAGACCTCCTCACACGAATAACTTTCCTATACGAGTCTATTTTATCAAGCCACTGCAACCACACAGGTGagtcaattttgttatataacTACACATTTCAGGAGTTGACCGCATTTGTGGGGAACTATCTAACGGACGTAATGGAGACGTCCTTCCATGGGGTGGGAGAAGTTGCAGAGGAGATGAACGTGTTTGCCAAGCACATCCTACCGCTGTGTAGAGTTAACCCACgtctttttttcatccttATGGAGGCCCTAAAAGAGGGTAGCAACCCCCACATGGCGAGGCACCTCTGGTTGGGAAGTCAACACATGCTGAGGAATTTGCGGCCATGGGTAAGAGAAGCCATCGCGGGGGAGCTCCTCGGAGGAGGATCAGAGGGAGGGGGCAGTCAAGGAGAGACCCACCAGGGAGACACCCACCAGGGAGAGGCTCACAACCGGGGAGACCCCCCCTTGGCCCGCACCATATCAGCGTACGACTCAGTGCAGAACACCTACCAACAAATAACCAGCTGCTACGACAAGGCGCAAATTAAGAGGCTGCTTAAAGGACTGCTCACCGCGCGCATGCAGACGAAAGGGGACCCTTCCCCCCTGGGCGTTTTTAAGAGACCCATTTTGGCCCTAAATTtgaagcaaatttttttcctctttgttacgttaaattatttcaatttgCACTGCGAGGTTGTTCGGCTCTTTCGACACGTTATGGGTGAAGCAGCGTTTAGGAAAAGCTTCTGCAGGGCTGTGttgaggagggggaagcatccccctttggaggaaCATCCCTCCGTGGAGGAACACAAACTGCGCCAAAAAATTCTGTACCTTTACTGCAACTCAAGCTTTTGCGTAGACAGTCCTTTGCGCCTGCCTGCGGGGGTGACATGCTCGCGGGGGCTCATGAAGCACGTGCTCTTCTATCGCGACCCGCTGCACATGTTTAACCACCTGATGGGGAAGTACGCAGGAGGAGCGGCTGCCGGGGGGAGCATCAAGGGTGCCGCCAAAAGCAAAGCCGCAATGGAagaaattttacaaaaaatggaaagcagcAAATTCTTCCGCGAGGAAAGTTTGAGCAAATTTCGAAGTAGTAACATTtataagcaatttttttccgaaGGAATATACACCCGCGTGAGTCAGACGGAGTACACACTCATTTTTTACCAACTGATGAGGCATCTATACAAGCAGGGATCCACATGGCACACCGGTGGGGGAGAGAACAGAGCGAAGCAAAGTGAAAGTAACTCCACTGAGTCATCGTGGCAAGTCGAATTCGTATACCTACATTTTTACGCCGCATGGCAATCGTACCTGAAGGTgcacaaaatgagcaaaataaaCTTCCTAATCTGCGCGAAGACATTTTTGCTGGTGAACGATATGGGAAGCTTCCAAAATTTACTTTGCACAAACAAAAGGATGGCGGAAAAGCAAGCCATTTTTGTTAACTCCCTTTTGAATAACTACCTCCATCATTGCGGTGGGTATCTGCACACGGTGAAGAATAATTTCATTGCGCCTGCCGACATGTACATCACCCGCGGAGGTGAGCTGatcatttttaacttaaaTCACGAGCAACTTGTGCAGAGGATACCTCACTTTGGGGAGTACCACGGGCAGTGTAAAGTCACGCTCTTCATCGATTACAGGAAATTGTTCCCAGATTTAATAAACCTACAGTTTTATATGacgctcccctttttacaaagtCCAAAGGTGAAGTCATTCCtcgaggaaaataaaataacccTATGTGAAGAAAACTTTTGGAGCGTTACCGATATGGTCATATTTTACGGGAAATGCCTCGACAAAAGGGACAAAATTGTGGagtttttttccaaacagATGAGTGATTTTCGCATACAGAGGAATAATCTCATTAAAGACGCGTTCGTCGTTTCACGGAAGGGGTAA
- a CDS encoding hypothetical protein, conserved (encoded by transcript PVX_113950A), whose product MEDAFAGSCVQSLFEPKADLSLCVNKSIRLFVKELPAPPPDKADGVNAAIADDGADVAVSTNAANSANERRESLLSENLSLLNGYAYVNRIGSSINLLHTELHGMKRDFLFQNKQTKKNIKKLKAVREENKIYQKLLHEMKKDRRRKETYELLCTEIKTLEEVSYLNKKQEIEKRDIQDLQQKMKDIEDTIRVNDENIQRTIRQISDIVSTNLQP is encoded by the coding sequence ATGGAGGACGCCTTTGCTGGGTCGTGCGTGCAGAGCCTGTTCGAGCCCAAGGCGGACCTCTCCCTCTGCGTGAACAAGTCAATCAGGCTGTTCGTGAAGGAGCTCCCCGCGCCGCCGCCGGATAAGGCAGACGGGGTAAATGCGGCAATCGCGGACGACGGGGCAGATGTGGCAGTCTCGACAAACGCCGCAAACTCGGCGAACGAGCGCAGAGAAAGCCTGCTGAGCGAAAACCTGTCTCTCCTAAACGGGTACGCCTACGTGAACCGAATAGGGAGCAGCATAAATCTGCTGCACACAGAACTGCATGGCATGAAGAGAgacttcctttttcaaaacaaacaaacaaaaaaaaatataaaaaagctCAAGGCCGTGcgggaagaaaataaaatctaCCAGAAGCTACTacacgaaatgaaaaaggatcGAAGGAGGAAAGAGACCTACGAATTGTTATGCACAGAAATTAAAACACTAGAAGAAGTAAGTTACCTTAACAAAAAACAAGAGATAGAGAAGAGAGACATTCAGGACTtgcagcaaaaaatgaaggacatTGAGGACACCATTCGGGTGAATGATGAAAACATCCAGCGGACCATTCGACAGATTAGCGACATCGTCTCGACGAATTTGCAGCCCTGA
- a CDS encoding hypothetical protein, conserved (encoded by transcript PVX_113945A), whose translation MNNHSVYNKFNSTLSVFNNNSNLNSSIYISGDKKSKSRTSLNALSFYKSSASVYVKKVDKTDKKENVKTLIRYLGWKNYSGSISPNLFKNPSMTDLINIWNFIFKHVDPQIEVNKDNYGEVVLSFYKDIGYPYTISKSTLVAPTTGLQYNTHLSALAWLCQLLIFEAECFNDINEEKDMNCSYDFNEDGEIKMEDFILQSYKSHINKEEKNANDVLNAKLDKEIARLQNDVTSKSEEIVEKKKKIEEIKNHMKENEELIKRNKVLCEENKKIKLLYTNSLEETKKLEKEIEMCKKTNQEEKVKTEKIVEQINKVKEVLQKQTLNKAQFLQMNEDIEKNKEKIEQIKSEIKSLNNEHPTLSDKLNNRHSDLKKLAKSVNDILSEILQNLNLYRNVSPSEWSKINNVSINIDSFTVDNMLNLNWKDTKGDVKSFMEADQEELKNSLRLMEDYEKRIKLLEEEIDDLKEDIQDSEARVKKLNDDTDQFVTASSDKFSRIVAQNEKMLDEAKEKSKANEMLKEVIAEKEEKENEFTKIKTDNEKVFREKLATLQQACALLVELKIYSKNYASVVLDEKKRELELYKELHKSVVE comes from the exons atgaacaaccACTCGGTGTACAACAAATTCAACTCCACGCTGTCCGTGTTCAACAACAACAGCAACCTGAACAGCAGCATATACATTTCGGGGGACAAAAAGTCAAAGTCGAGGACGTCACTGAACGCGCTGTCCTTTTACAAGTCCAGCGCGTCCGTGTATGTAAAGAAGGTAGACAAAACTGACAAGaaggaaaatgtgaaaacgCTGATACGATACCTGGGGTGGAAAAATTACAGCGGGAGTATATCCcccaatttgtttaaaaatccGAGCATGACCGACTTGATAAACATATGGAATTTTATCTTTAAGCATGTGGACCCGCAAATCGAAGTGAATAAGGACAACTATGGAGAGGTAGTTTTGAGCTTTTACAAAGATATTGGGTACCCATATACCATTTCGAAATCGACGCTGGTGGCCCCGACCACCGGTTTGCAGTATAACACGCACCTATCCGCCTTAGCATGGCTTTGCCAGCTTCTGATCTTCGAAGCTGAATGTTTTAATGACATAAATGAGGAGAAAGatatgaactgttcatacgATTTTAACGAAGatggggaaataaaaatggaggacTTTATCCTGCAAAGTTACAAGTCCCACATTAacaaggaggaaaaaaacgccaaCGATGTGCTGAATGCGAAATTGGACAAAGAGATTGCCCGATTGCAAAATGATGTAACTTccaaaagtgaagaaattgttgaaaaaaaaaaaaaaattgaagaaataaaaaatcacatGAAGGAAAATGAGGAACTGATTAAGCGAAATAAAGTCCTGtgtgaagaaaataaaaaaataaaactccTCTACACGAACAGTTTGGAGGAGACGAAGAAGCTAGAAAAGGAAATCGAAATGTGTAAGAAGACCAACCAGGAAGAGAAGGTAAAGACGGAAAAAATTGTCGAGCAAATTAACAAAGTTAAGGAAGTTCTGCAAAAACAAACACTTAACAAAGCGCAGTTCCTGCAGATGAATGAAGacattgaaaaaaacaaggaaaaaattgaacaaataaaaagcgaAATTAAAAGCCTGAACAATGAGCACCCCACTCTGAGCGACAAGCTAAATAACAGGCACAGTGATTTGAAGAAGCTAGCCAAAAGTGTAAACGATATACTGTCCGAAATTCTGCAAAACTTAAATTTGTATAGGAATGTCTCCCCATCTGAgtggagcaaaataaataacgtGAGCATCAACATCGACTCCTTTACCGTGGACAACATGCTGAACTTGAATTGGAAGGACACCAAGGGCGACGTCAAATCGTTTATGGAGGCGGACCAGGAGGAGCTGAAGAACTCCCTGCGCCTCATGGAGGACTACGAGAAGAGAATTAAGCTGCTCGAGGAAGAGATCGACGACTTGAAGGAGGACATCCAGGACAGCGAGGCCCGCGTCAAGAAGCTCAACGACGACACGGACCAGTTCGTCACGGCCTCCTCGGACAAGTTCAGCCGGATCGTCGCGCAGAACGAG aaaATGCTGGACGAAGCCAAGGAGAAGAGT AAGGCAAACGAAATGCTCAAAGAAGTCATTgcggagaaggaggagaaggaaaacgaGTTTACCAAAATCAAGACGGATAACGAAAAGGTGTTCAGGGAGAAACTAGCCACGCTGCAGCAG GCATGCGCCCTCCTGGTGGAACTAAAAATCTACAGCAAGAATTACGCATCCGT CGTGctggacgaaaaaaaaagagagctGGAGTTGTACAAGGAGCTCCACAAGAGCGTCGTCGAGTAG